A stretch of Camelina sativa cultivar DH55 chromosome 18, Cs, whole genome shotgun sequence DNA encodes these proteins:
- the LOC104760227 gene encoding ubiquitin carboxyl-terminal hydrolase 21-like gives MAESTDPPPSHLLSSPNFGKPNKTLDDSSPTAPIRDLVTHSLSISSPVRQIQPYSPAKPDGSSSDKTLILNSEENRENGSSDKTLITPQLIPPANNNENLLQMVSTSNSSYLYSRPENRPPRRYIANYDYQSDDDEFNKTEPAKPLPYSWWYPKIEPTGVGAGLYNSGNTCFIASVLQCFTHTVPLIESLRSYVHQTPCNCGNDKFCVLQALRDHIELALRSSGYAFSIDGFRNNLKHFSSDFMINHQEDAHEFLQSFLDKLERCCLDPRNKPGSISSQDSNIVDNVFGGSLMSTLCCGNCDHVSNTFEPSLGWSLEIDDVDNLWSALKSFTCVELLEDQLTCDNCKEKVTKEKQLKFDKLPPVATFHLKRFKNDGVTMEKIFKHIEFPLELDLLPFMSGNQNSEVSTKYHLYAFVEHIGSRATFGHYSAYVRSAPETWHNFDDSKVTRFGEDRVLSQDAYILFYAREGTPWFSSTFEQLKTVFEATPLNFSPKSVLDNSYESVGNSSKACNDSVGVSIPDVNWSDFCCREPKDEVFHSAESCNDEDSSAMIDALKSPEADESEKPFAETTQQREPESCSAGNKANIDESEKSPAETSQQNEPVSNPAADRASTDAAHVPLHKVQNQDISPKRKADENASRGGAYERKPKIQKPNSRPKRQGSFQIQRSHLQTKNQEETRRTKPLALRSNVAVDPKEKSIALSYLRKIQTPRSRMLVKVLGGSPIKKRKFRR, from the exons ATGGCGGAATCTACTGACCCACCACCTTCACATCTCTTATCTTCTCCTAATTTCGGTAAACCCAACAAAACCCTAGATGACTCTTCACCAACCGCGCCAATCAGAGACCTTGTCACTCACTCGCTCTCTATCTCGTCACCGGTTCGTCAGATCCAGCCTTATTCTCCGGCGAAACCAGATGGGTCTTCTTCagataaaaccctaattttgaattcagaggaaaacagagagaatggGTCTTCAGATAAAACCCTAATCACGCCTCAATTGATACCTCCGGCGAACAACAACGAGAATCTTCTCCAAATGGTGAGTACGTCTAATTCGTCGTATCTGTATTCTCGTCCTGAGAATCGTCCGCCGAGGAGGTACATAGCGAATTACGACTACCAAAGCGACGACGATGAGTTTAACAAGACCGAGCCAGCGAAACCTCTACCGTACTCTTGGTGGTATCCCAAGATTGAACCCACTGGTGTT GGTGCTGGGCTGTATAACTCAGGCAACACTTGTTTCATAGCTTCTGTGTTACAGTGCTTCACTCATACTGTGCCTCTTATTGAGAGTCTTCGTTCATACGTACATCAAACCCCTTGCAACT GTGGCAACGATAAGTTCTGTGTTTTGCAAGCTCTTCGAGATCACATCGAGCTTGCTCTGAGGTCTTCAGGATATGCTTTCAGCATTGATGGATTTCGTAATAATCTGAAAC ATTTTTCATCTGATTTTATGATAAACCACCAAGAAGACGCACATGAGTTTCTACAATCGTTTTTAGACAAGTTAGAGAGATGTTGTTTAGATCCTAGGAATAAGCCTGGCTCTATCTCTTCTCAAGATTCAAACATTGTTGACAATGTCTTTGGTGGCAGTCTCATGAGTACG CTTTGTTGCGGCAATTGTGATCACGTTTCAAACACATTTGAACCTTCTCTTGGATGGAGTCTTGAAATTGACGATGTCGATAACCTCTGGAGTGCTCTAAAATCATTTACATGTGTGGAATTACTGGAGGACCAGTTAACATGTGATAACTGTAAGGAGAAAGTTACAAAGGAGAAGCAACTTAAGTTTGATAAGTTGCCTCCTGTTGCTACGTTCCATCTTAAGAGATTCAAGAATGATGGAGTTACTATGGAGAAGATCTTCAAGCATATTGAGTTCCCTTTGGAGTTGGATTTGCTCCCTTTCATGAGCGGTAACCAGAATTCTGAG gtTTCCACAAAGTATCATCTTTATGCCTTTGTGGAGCATATTGGGTCTAGAGCAACTTTTGGTCATTACTCCGCTTATGTGAGATCAGCTCCTGAGACATGGCATAATTTTGATGACTCAAAG GTCACAAGATTTGGCGAAGATAGAGTTCTATCGCAGGAtgcatatatattgttttatgcAAGAGAAGGAACTCCTTGGTTTTCCAGTACTTTTGAGCAGCTGAAGACAGTGTTTGAAGCTACTCCATTAAACTTTTCACCAAAGTCAGTGCTTGATAACAGTTACGAGAGTGTTGGTAATTCCAGTAAAGCCTGCAACGACTCGGTTGGAGTATCGATCCCGGATGTAAATTGGTCAGATTTTTGCTGTCGTGAGCCTAAAGACGAAGTGTTCCATTCAGCCGAGTCTTGCAACGATGAAGATTCTTCGGCCATGATTGACGCTCTCAAGTCACCTGAGGCTGATGAATCTGAGAAACCATTTGCTGAAACCACTCAACAAAGAGAACCTGAGTCATGTTCAGCTGGGAACAAAGCTAACATCGATGAATCTGAGAAGTCACCTGCTGAGACCTCTCAACAGAATGAACCTGTGTCAAATCCAGCTGCCGACAGAGCTAGCACCGACGCCGCTCATGTCCCTCTGCACAAGGTTCAGAATCAAGACATATCTCCAAAACGCAAAG CTGATGAGAATGCTTCGCGTGGTGGTGCATACGAACGTAAGCCCAAGATTCAAAAACCAAATTCCCGTCCAAAACGCCAAG GAAGCTTTCAGATTCAACGTTCGCATTTGCAAACTAAGAACCAAGAAGAAACTCGTAGAACAAAGCCACTAGCCTTAAGAAGCAATGTTGCTGTAGATcccaaagaaaaaagtattgCTCTTTCATATCTCAGAAAGATTCAGACACCTCGCTCCCGGATGTTGGTTAAAGTTTTGGGTGGTTCTCCgatcaagaaaaggaaattcAGAAGATAA
- the LOC104760229 gene encoding putative gamma-glutamylcyclotransferase At3g02910 — protein MAGEAPKNLVFVYGTLKRNHANHFLLEDLISSNDAVHIGQRTTRLQYPLVTGLYGIPYLINKPGSGQKIRGELYSVSKRGLARLDELEGIKVNHYERLQIEVSEEESNGAVLAEAYFAHCRFGERLWEKRGKCGMCEFGQNEGVSYVMVKDRPTFSSFFDEIEAFVSSSNS, from the coding sequence ATGGCAGGAGAGGCACCCAAGAACCTCGTTTTCGTGTACGGTACGTTAAAAAGAAACCATGCAAACCATTTCCTCTTAGAAGATCTGATCTCATCGAACGATGCTGTTCATATCGGTCAACGCACGACCAGGTTACAGTACCCGCTCGTCACGGGTCTCTACGGGATCCCTTACTTGATCAACAAACCCGGGTCGGGTCAAAAGATCCGAGGCGAGCTTTACTCGGTTTCGAAACGTGGGCTTGCACGCCTCGATGAACTGGAAGGTATCAAAGTCAATCACTACGAGAGGTTACAAATCGAGGTTAGTGAGGAAGAATCAAACGGCGCCGTTTTAGCGGAGGCTTATTTTGCTCATTGTAGGTTTGGTGAGAGGTTGTGGGAGAAGAGAGGGAAGTGCGGGATGTGTGAATTTGGCCAAAACGAGGGCGTTTCGTATGTTATGGTTAAGGATAGGCCAACGTTTAGCTCTTTTTTCGATGAAATCGAAGCTTTTGTGTCTTCTAGTAATAGTTGA
- the LOC104760228 gene encoding glycine-rich cell wall structural protein 1.8-like isoform X2 — protein MVSLKAFSTVFFLILGVSICYATSRNLLNYGAGHAGGGGGGHGGGGGSGGVSGGGYGGVSGGGYGRGSGEGGGGGYGGAEGYAGGGGAGHGGGGGGAASSGGYASGGGEGGGGGYGGAAGGYGGHAGGGGGGSGGGGGAAYGGEGGGSGYGAGAGEGAGGAIGGHVGGGGGGSGGGGGSAYGGSGEHASGYGDGAGEGGGAGGSEYGGGAYGGGGGHGGGGGSAGGAHGGAYGGGEGGGAGGGGSHGSAGGYGGGGGGGSGGGGAYGGGGAHGGGYGGGGGEGGGYGGGAAGGYGGGGGGGEGGGGSYGGEHGGGSGGGHGGGGGHGGGGYAP, from the exons ATGGTTTCTCTCAAAGCTTTCTCAACTGTCTTTTTTCTTATACTCGGTGTTAGCATTTGCTACGCCACTAGCCGAAATCTTTTGAACTACGGTGCTGGTCATGctggtggtggcggtggaggacatggtggtggtggaggttcTGGAGGAGTTAGTGGGGGAGGTTATGGAGGAGTGAGTGGTGGTGGCTATGGGCGTGGTAGTGGAGAAGGAGGCGGTGGTGGATATGGAGGTGCCGAAGGGTATGCTGGTGGTGGCGGTGCTGGTCATGGGGGAGGCGGTGGTGGAGCTGCTTCTTCCGGTGGTTATGctagtggaggaggagaaggaggtggtggtggttacGGTGGAGCGGCTGGTGGTTACGGTGGTCAtgccggtggtggtggtggaggtagcggtggtggtggtggagctgCATATGGTGGTGAAGGAGGAGGTAGTGGTTATGGAGCTGGTGCTGGTGAAGGAGCTGGTGGTGCAA TTGGTGGTCATGTAGGTGGTGGAGGCGGTGGTAGCGGAGGCGGTGGAGGATCAGCTTACGGTGGTTCAGGAGAGCATGCTAGTGGTTATGGAGACGGAGCTGGCGAAGGTGGTGGCGCCGGTGGAAGTGAGTATGGAGGTGGAGCTTATGGAGGCGGTGGTGGTcatggaggtggaggtggatcAGCAGGAGGGGCTCATGGTGGTGCTTATGGAGGCGgtgaaggaggaggagctggTGGGGGAGGGTCTCACGGTAGTGCTGGAGGCTATGGaggtggtggcggtggaggaagtggaggaggaggagcttaCGGTGGAGGAGGAGCACATGGGGGTGGTTATGGAGGTGGTGGGGGTGAAGGAGGTGGTTATGGAGGAGGTGCAGCAGGAGGATAtggcggtggcggtggaggaggagaaggggGAGGCGGTAGTTACGGTGGTGAACATGGAGGTGGTTCAGGCGGAGGccacggtggtggtggtggtcacGGTGGTGGAGGCTATGCCCCATGA
- the LOC104760228 gene encoding glycine-rich cell wall structural protein 1.8-like isoform X1 codes for MVSLKAFSTVFFLILGVSICYATSRNLLNYGAGHAGGGGGGHGGGGGSGGVSGGGYGGVSGGGYGRGSGEGGGGGYGGAEGYAGGGGAGHGGGGGGAASSGGYASGGGEGGGGGYGGAAGGYGGHAGGGGGGSGGGGGAAYGGEGGASGYGGGAGEGAGGAFGGHVGGGGGGSGGGGGSAYGGSGEHASGYGDGAGEGGGAGGSEYGGGAYGGGGGHGGGGGSAGGAHGGAYGGGEGGGAGGGGSHGSAGGYGGGGGGGSGGGGAYGGGGAHGGGYGGGGGEGGGYGGGAAGGYGGGGGGGEGGGGSYGGEHGGGSGGGHGGGGGHGGGGYAP; via the coding sequence ATGGTTTCTCTCAAAGCTTTCTCAACTGTCTTTTTTCTTATACTCGGTGTTAGCATTTGCTACGCCACTAGCCGAAATCTTTTGAACTACGGTGCTGGTCATGctggtggtggcggtggaggacatggtggtggtggaggttcTGGAGGAGTTAGTGGGGGAGGTTATGGAGGAGTGAGTGGTGGTGGCTATGGGCGTGGTAGTGGAGAAGGAGGCGGTGGTGGATATGGAGGTGCCGAAGGGTATGCTGGTGGTGGCGGTGCTGGTCATGGGGGAGGCGGTGGTGGAGCTGCTTCTTCCGGTGGTTATGctagtggaggaggagaaggaggtggtggtggttacGGTGGAGCGGCTGGTGGTTACGGTGGTCAtgccggtggtggtggtggaggtagcggtggtggtggtggagctgCATATGGCGGTGAAGGAGGAGCTAGTGGTTATGGAGGTGGTGCTGGTGAAGGAGCTGGTGGTGCATTTGGTGGTCATGTAGGTGGTGGAGGCGGTGGTAGCGGAGGCGGTGGAGGATCAGCTTACGGTGGTTCAGGAGAGCATGCTAGTGGTTATGGAGACGGAGCTGGCGAAGGTGGTGGCGCCGGTGGAAGTGAGTATGGAGGTGGAGCTTATGGAGGCGGTGGTGGTcatggaggtggaggtggatcAGCAGGAGGGGCTCATGGTGGTGCTTATGGAGGCGgtgaaggaggaggagctggTGGGGGAGGGTCTCACGGTAGTGCTGGAGGCTATGGaggtggtggcggtggaggaagtggaggaggaggagcttaCGGTGGAGGAGGAGCACATGGGGGTGGTTATGGAGGTGGTGGGGGTGAAGGAGGTGGTTATGGAGGAGGTGCAGCAGGAGGATAtggcggtggcggtggaggaggagaaggggGAGGCGGTAGTTACGGTGGTGAACATGGAGGTGGTTCAGGCGGAGGccacggtggtggtggtggtcacGGTGGTGGAGGCTATGCCCCATGA
- the LOC104760230 gene encoding uncharacterized protein LOC104760230 gives MAIGDYENPNREIKPKNRRLMGAGGLEEEELKWPHWLKPLLNEHFFVQCQFHGHSPKSECNMYCLDCTNDSLCSLCLPHHKNHRTIQIRISSYHNVIRINEIQKHLDISGIQSYVINGAKVVFLKERPQPRHGKGITNNCKVCDRSLSENGFRFCSIGCKVAGTSGSFEKRPNESENSLNSSGLENNSSGVENDNSNLRCVSPQRPQFPPGSLRKRQRKGIPHRAAVS, from the exons ATGGCGATTGGAGATTACGAGAACCCAAATCGAGAAATCAAACCTAAGAACAGAAGATTAATG GGAGCTGGTGgacttgaggaagaagaacttAAGTGGCCTCATTGGTTGAAACCTTTACTAAACgaacatttttttgttcaatgCCAGTTTCATGGACACTCACCTAAAAGCGAATGCAATATGTATTGCTTAGACTGTACCAATGACTCGCTTTGTTCTCTCTGTCTTCCTCACCACAAGAACCATCGTACCATTCAG ATAAGGATATCATCTTATCATAATGTGATAAGGATCAATGAGATACAGAAGCACTTAGACATATCAGGCATTCAGTCATATGTGATCAATGGCGCAAAGGTTGTCTTCTTGAAAGAGAGGCCTCAGCCTAGGCATGGTAAAGGGATTACTAATAACTGCAAGGTCTGTGATCGTAGCCTTTCTGAAAATGGCTTCCGCTTCTGCTCTATTGGCTGCAAG GTTGCTGGAACATCTGGAAGCTTTGAGAAGAGACCGAATGAATCAGAGAATTCTCTCAACAGTTCTGGATTAGAGAATAACAGTTCAGGAGTAGAGAATGACAATTCAAATCTGCGGTGTGTCAGCCCACAAAGACCTCAATTTCCTCCTGGTTCTCTCCGAAAGCGACAAAGAAAGGGAATTCCTCACCGAGCTGCAGTGAGTTGA